One Clavelina lepadiformis chromosome 1, kaClaLepa1.1, whole genome shotgun sequence genomic region harbors:
- the LOC143461659 gene encoding telomerase-binding protein EST1A-like isoform X2 gives MDETNDLPVIKLNEKSLRRLKEKLQKMQETNANQVEREKEKVSNTKKEPRSKFEVYKPGVSKLSKRSPTSNEKAPKSKDKTRNSRKTEKSTRKDEFTSPSHKHRSLKSPNHSRQSDSSNRGRGRGRGRGRGIIKTDSKDCKVSKHGVPPERHYTSDEDNSDDMEEGYLTRQNRRRRGRNSTASSHEYSGHDDTEEELEWDDYHGEFSHSWSDNNLSVATIPEDKKFSVARFADSSPTPASNFDINQPATDTRSSPATARARGKGRSKSNRNGKDVPRSKERKEPENNEEISRKQLFNPSNPDIPIMVKATSRSRQNPEKQDRDIDEDNSDKGRQLYNPYGDTESIPYRSYVDKEYRHHDNYSYATRFLETPPQLYGYPASPGRRDISLEVAYSAEYDSQPSEGTHKQSHRDLLNEADTYENAMRTLLGCADFSMRAFNDKLHLSRTKLKKICETLILNYIEASAKYNVEQMLWKSVYHQVLEKLRDQIALCTEDDKNELKSLLIVVLDQATDFYEKLLAKLQQLHRLDLKDLISSAILFKSFQKQVGKKAKLAILSCQRCLICLGDLARYQENANNTSNFGKARHYYIQARSLEPRNGRPYNQLALLAVQTRRKLDAVYYYARSLATTGNAILTARESLIALFDDSRRKLEHIKRCEEAKTVKPSTTTSHVVKNTSRQPKIVWVLPNSVNNKDSRSIRSEELSATGRDLETHENSKSTSLTPMQMMKHFTLIFIHLHGKLFTKIGLDSFEKLKNELLQLFEKILELEPTLVIKQTILHLFAINFFSIFNQCQKNKPENSHSVVPAQAVQLALSMIAILTHHATWLLQELPCHPGQVYDPSYNSQLASVLPALKVAYDWMYCNKDLWYPTPPARPHNKSCDVWSSLAELCNWLCSDNRHFPVRVFTKSHHDLEEISLPEDFEFSGFAPLSQTEHEPRFVLITECTSPEQRVIAFNCVRLDLIRDFLEYLCGMEQPLLAFKQGRYVVVIENTVSLQESARRLSSTDDQPDAILEDDAELREFVSDDETTQDDDLFQLRALRDSLQKEKLVHEKRKYQIQASLESADKRNDTVYVKPQNLIPDTNCFIDHLASIKAMLKTGLFMIGVPLVVLAELQGLAQDSKGNTEHAIKVKENAAMAVDFLQEKFSSKRDPKLQALTNQGSVLNTLLFQSQFDMGDKGTNDDLILQCCAKYEERTNGENPKIYFTVLLTDDRNLRVKSLAKKTPTRSLSDFCKWAGVDA, from the exons atggaTGAAACTAATGATCTGCCAGTTATTAAACTAAATGAAAAATCCCTGAGACGACTAAAggaaaagttgcaaaaaatgcAAGAGACCAATGCTAACCAAG TAGaaagagaaaaagaaaaagtatcaaatacaaaaaaagaaCCTCGATCAAAATTTGAAGTGTACAAACCAGGTGTTTCCAAATTGTCAAAGCGAAGCCCTACTTCAAATGAAAAAGCACCCAAATCAAAAGACAAAACCAGAAATTCAAG GAAGACTGAAAAATCTACCCGTAAAGACGAATTCACATCGCCTTCACATAAACATAGAAGTTTAAAAAGTCCAAATCACAGCAGACAGTCTGACTCATCAAATCGAGGCAGAGGCAGAGGAAGAG GTCGTGGAAGAGGAATAATTAAAACTGATTCTAAAGATTGTAAGGTTTCCAAACACGGTGTTCCACCTGAGAG GCATTATACTTCAGATGAAGATAATTCGGATGACATGGAGGAAGGTTATCTAACGAGACAGAACAGGAGAAGAAGAGGCCGGAACAGCACAGCATCTTCACATGAGTATTCTGG CCACGACGACACGGAAGAGGAATTGGAATGGGATGATTATCATGGTGAATTTTCACACTCATGGAGCGATAACAACCTTTCAGTTGCAACCATTCCCGAGGATAAAAAG TTCTCTGTAGCTAGGTTTGCCGATTCATCACCTACCCCAGCATCAAACTTTGACATCAATCAACCTGCCACAGACACACGAAGTTCACCA GCAACTGCAAGAGCAAGGGGTAAAGGCAGGTCAAAATCTAATCGAAATGGTAAAGATGTTCCTCGCtccaaagaaagaaaagagcCAGAAAATAACGAGGAG ATTTCACGCAAGCAGTTGTTTAACCCAAGCAATCCCGACATCCCAATTATGGTAAAAGCTACTTCTCGCTCTAGACAAAACCCAGAAAAGCAAGATCGCGACATTGATGAAGACAATTCAGATAAAGGGCGGCAG TTGTACAATCCTTACGGTGATACTGAATCAATACCCTATCGTTCCTACGTGGATAAAGAATATCG ACACCATGATAACTATTCCTATGCGACAAGATTCCTTGAGACTCCTCCGCAATTATATGGGTACCCAGCATCACCAGGGCGACGAGATATTTCCTTGGAAGTTGCATATTCTGCAGAATATGATAGTCAACCTTCTGAG GGCACCCACAAACAGTCTCATAGAGACCTGCTCAACGAAGCTGATACCTATGAAAATGCCATGCGTACATTGCTAGGCTGCGCTGATTTCTCTATGAGAGCTTTTAATGACAAACTACATCTGTCGAG aaCAAAACTGAAGAAAATCTGTGAAACTctaattttgaattatattGAAGCATCTGCCAAATATAATGTTGAACAAATGCTCTGGAAAAGTGTCTACCATCAA GTGCTGGAGAAATTGCGTGACCAGATAGCACTGTGTACGGAAGATGATAAAAATGAGTTAAAAAGCCTGTTAATAGTTGTTTTGGATCAG GCCACCGACTTTTATGAAAAACTACTTGCGAAGTTACAGCAGCTTCATAGACTTGATCTCAAAGACTTGATATCCAGTGCAATactttttaaatcttttcagAAGCAAGTTGGCAAAAAA GCAAAGTTAGCCATTCTCAGCTGTCAACGCTGTCTCATTTGCCTCGGGGATCTTGCTCGATAccaagaaaatgcaaacaatacTTCAAATTTTGGCAAAGCACGACA CTATTACATACAAGCAAGATCACTTGAACCAAGGAATGGTCGACCATACAACCAACTTGCCTTGCTTGCAGTTCAAACGAGACGAAAACTCGATGCCGTGTATTATTATGCTCGAAGTCTTGCTACTACCGGGAATGCAATATTAACAGCCCGGGAAAGCCTCATTGCTTTGTTTGATGATTCACGCAGAAAG CTTGAACACATAAAGCGATGCGAAGAAGCAAAAACAGTGAAACCATCCACAACGACATCACATGTAGTGAAAAA cacttCAAGACAGCCAAAGATTGTCTGGGTTCTTCCCAATTCAGTCAACAATAAAGATTCCAGATCAATTCGCAGTGAAGAATTATCAGCTACCGGAAGAGATCTTGAGACTCACGAAAATTCAAAGTCCACATCTCTTACGCCGATGCAG ATGATGAAACATTTCACGCTCATCTTTATTCACCTTCACGGCAAGCTTTTCACAAAAATCGGTCTCGATAGTTTTgagaaattgaaaaatgagCTTTTGCAGCTATTTGAAAAG ATACTGGAGTTGGAGCCAACACTTGTGATCAAGCAAACAATTCTTCACCTTTTTGCCATAAACtttttcagcatttttaaCCAATGCCAAAAGAACAAACCag aAAACTCCCATAGTGTTGTGCCCGCGCAAGCAGTGCAGCTTGCCCTTTCAATGATAGCAATACTAACTCATCATGCTACTTGGTTATTGCAAGAACTTCCCTGCCACCCAGGTCAGGTATACGACCCTTCTTATAACAGCCAACTTGCTTCTGTTTTACCTGCACTGAAGGTAGCTTATGATTGGATGTATTGCAACAAAGACTTGTGGTACCCCACACCTCCAGCTAGACCACATAACAA ATCATGTGATGTTTGGTCCAGTCTGGCTGAGTTATGTAATTGGTTGTGCAGCGATAATCGCCATTTTCCTGTTCGGGTTTTCACCAAAAGTCATCACGATTTAGAAGAG ATCAGTTTACCAGAAGACTTTGAGTTTTCTGGATTTGCACCGTTGTCACAAACCGAACATGAACCACGATTCGTTCTCATCACAGAATGTACTTCCCCTGAGCAGCGAGTGATAGCTTTCAACTGCGTCCGTCTTGATTTGATCCGTGACTTTTTGGAATATCTTTGCGGAATGGAGCAACCACTACTTGCTTTCAAGCAAGGAAG GTACGTGGTGGTGATTGAAAACACGGTTTCCTTGCAAGAATCAGCTCGTCGTTTGTCGAGTACGGATGATCAACCTGACGCG ATCCTCGAAGATGATGCGGAGCTTCGAGAGTTTGTTTCCGATGACGAAACCACACAGGATGACGATTTATTCCAGTTAAGGGCTTTGCGGGATTCACTGcagaaagaaaaacttgttcacgaaaaaagaaaatatcaaataCAG GCATCTCTGGAGTCAGCTGACAAACGTAATGACACTGTCTATGTTAAACCACAAAACCTAATTCCTGATACCAACTGTTTTATCGACCATTTGGCTTCGATTAAAGCCATGCTTAAGACTGGTCTCTTCATGATTGGAGTCCCACTTGTTG TGTTGGCCGAATTACAAGGCCTGGCCCAAGACAGCAAGGGAAACACAGAACATGCAATAAAGGTGAAAGAGAATGCCGCAATGGCGGTTGACTTTTTACAAGAGAAATTCTCGTCAAAACGCGACCCAAAGCTCCAAGCCCTCACCAATCAAGGGTCAGTGTTGAACACGCTTCTATTCCAGAGCCAGTTCGATATGGGTGACAAG gGGACAAATGACGATTTGATACTGCAGTGTTGTGCAAAGTACGAAGAGCGAACCAATGGCGAGAATCCAAAGATTTATTTTACTGTTCTTTTAACCGACGACCGAAACTTGAGAGTGAAATCGCTTGCTAAGAAAACACCAACTCGATCGTTATCAGACTTTTGCAAATGGGCTGGCGTTGATGCTTAA
- the LOC143461659 gene encoding telomerase-binding protein EST1A-like isoform X1 — translation MDETNDLPVIKLNEKSLRRLKEKLQKMQETNANQEVEREKEKVSNTKKEPRSKFEVYKPGVSKLSKRSPTSNEKAPKSKDKTRNSRKTEKSTRKDEFTSPSHKHRSLKSPNHSRQSDSSNRGRGRGRGRGRGIIKTDSKDCKVSKHGVPPERHYTSDEDNSDDMEEGYLTRQNRRRRGRNSTASSHEYSGHDDTEEELEWDDYHGEFSHSWSDNNLSVATIPEDKKFSVARFADSSPTPASNFDINQPATDTRSSPATARARGKGRSKSNRNGKDVPRSKERKEPENNEEISRKQLFNPSNPDIPIMVKATSRSRQNPEKQDRDIDEDNSDKGRQLYNPYGDTESIPYRSYVDKEYRHHDNYSYATRFLETPPQLYGYPASPGRRDISLEVAYSAEYDSQPSEGTHKQSHRDLLNEADTYENAMRTLLGCADFSMRAFNDKLHLSRTKLKKICETLILNYIEASAKYNVEQMLWKSVYHQVLEKLRDQIALCTEDDKNELKSLLIVVLDQATDFYEKLLAKLQQLHRLDLKDLISSAILFKSFQKQVGKKAKLAILSCQRCLICLGDLARYQENANNTSNFGKARHYYIQARSLEPRNGRPYNQLALLAVQTRRKLDAVYYYARSLATTGNAILTARESLIALFDDSRRKLEHIKRCEEAKTVKPSTTTSHVVKNTSRQPKIVWVLPNSVNNKDSRSIRSEELSATGRDLETHENSKSTSLTPMQMMKHFTLIFIHLHGKLFTKIGLDSFEKLKNELLQLFEKILELEPTLVIKQTILHLFAINFFSIFNQCQKNKPENSHSVVPAQAVQLALSMIAILTHHATWLLQELPCHPGQVYDPSYNSQLASVLPALKVAYDWMYCNKDLWYPTPPARPHNKSCDVWSSLAELCNWLCSDNRHFPVRVFTKSHHDLEEISLPEDFEFSGFAPLSQTEHEPRFVLITECTSPEQRVIAFNCVRLDLIRDFLEYLCGMEQPLLAFKQGRYVVVIENTVSLQESARRLSSTDDQPDAILEDDAELREFVSDDETTQDDDLFQLRALRDSLQKEKLVHEKRKYQIQASLESADKRNDTVYVKPQNLIPDTNCFIDHLASIKAMLKTGLFMIGVPLVVLAELQGLAQDSKGNTEHAIKVKENAAMAVDFLQEKFSSKRDPKLQALTNQGSVLNTLLFQSQFDMGDKGTNDDLILQCCAKYEERTNGENPKIYFTVLLTDDRNLRVKSLAKKTPTRSLSDFCKWAGVDA, via the exons atggaTGAAACTAATGATCTGCCAGTTATTAAACTAAATGAAAAATCCCTGAGACGACTAAAggaaaagttgcaaaaaatgcAAGAGACCAATGCTAACCAAG AAGTAGaaagagaaaaagaaaaagtatcaaatacaaaaaaagaaCCTCGATCAAAATTTGAAGTGTACAAACCAGGTGTTTCCAAATTGTCAAAGCGAAGCCCTACTTCAAATGAAAAAGCACCCAAATCAAAAGACAAAACCAGAAATTCAAG GAAGACTGAAAAATCTACCCGTAAAGACGAATTCACATCGCCTTCACATAAACATAGAAGTTTAAAAAGTCCAAATCACAGCAGACAGTCTGACTCATCAAATCGAGGCAGAGGCAGAGGAAGAG GTCGTGGAAGAGGAATAATTAAAACTGATTCTAAAGATTGTAAGGTTTCCAAACACGGTGTTCCACCTGAGAG GCATTATACTTCAGATGAAGATAATTCGGATGACATGGAGGAAGGTTATCTAACGAGACAGAACAGGAGAAGAAGAGGCCGGAACAGCACAGCATCTTCACATGAGTATTCTGG CCACGACGACACGGAAGAGGAATTGGAATGGGATGATTATCATGGTGAATTTTCACACTCATGGAGCGATAACAACCTTTCAGTTGCAACCATTCCCGAGGATAAAAAG TTCTCTGTAGCTAGGTTTGCCGATTCATCACCTACCCCAGCATCAAACTTTGACATCAATCAACCTGCCACAGACACACGAAGTTCACCA GCAACTGCAAGAGCAAGGGGTAAAGGCAGGTCAAAATCTAATCGAAATGGTAAAGATGTTCCTCGCtccaaagaaagaaaagagcCAGAAAATAACGAGGAG ATTTCACGCAAGCAGTTGTTTAACCCAAGCAATCCCGACATCCCAATTATGGTAAAAGCTACTTCTCGCTCTAGACAAAACCCAGAAAAGCAAGATCGCGACATTGATGAAGACAATTCAGATAAAGGGCGGCAG TTGTACAATCCTTACGGTGATACTGAATCAATACCCTATCGTTCCTACGTGGATAAAGAATATCG ACACCATGATAACTATTCCTATGCGACAAGATTCCTTGAGACTCCTCCGCAATTATATGGGTACCCAGCATCACCAGGGCGACGAGATATTTCCTTGGAAGTTGCATATTCTGCAGAATATGATAGTCAACCTTCTGAG GGCACCCACAAACAGTCTCATAGAGACCTGCTCAACGAAGCTGATACCTATGAAAATGCCATGCGTACATTGCTAGGCTGCGCTGATTTCTCTATGAGAGCTTTTAATGACAAACTACATCTGTCGAG aaCAAAACTGAAGAAAATCTGTGAAACTctaattttgaattatattGAAGCATCTGCCAAATATAATGTTGAACAAATGCTCTGGAAAAGTGTCTACCATCAA GTGCTGGAGAAATTGCGTGACCAGATAGCACTGTGTACGGAAGATGATAAAAATGAGTTAAAAAGCCTGTTAATAGTTGTTTTGGATCAG GCCACCGACTTTTATGAAAAACTACTTGCGAAGTTACAGCAGCTTCATAGACTTGATCTCAAAGACTTGATATCCAGTGCAATactttttaaatcttttcagAAGCAAGTTGGCAAAAAA GCAAAGTTAGCCATTCTCAGCTGTCAACGCTGTCTCATTTGCCTCGGGGATCTTGCTCGATAccaagaaaatgcaaacaatacTTCAAATTTTGGCAAAGCACGACA CTATTACATACAAGCAAGATCACTTGAACCAAGGAATGGTCGACCATACAACCAACTTGCCTTGCTTGCAGTTCAAACGAGACGAAAACTCGATGCCGTGTATTATTATGCTCGAAGTCTTGCTACTACCGGGAATGCAATATTAACAGCCCGGGAAAGCCTCATTGCTTTGTTTGATGATTCACGCAGAAAG CTTGAACACATAAAGCGATGCGAAGAAGCAAAAACAGTGAAACCATCCACAACGACATCACATGTAGTGAAAAA cacttCAAGACAGCCAAAGATTGTCTGGGTTCTTCCCAATTCAGTCAACAATAAAGATTCCAGATCAATTCGCAGTGAAGAATTATCAGCTACCGGAAGAGATCTTGAGACTCACGAAAATTCAAAGTCCACATCTCTTACGCCGATGCAG ATGATGAAACATTTCACGCTCATCTTTATTCACCTTCACGGCAAGCTTTTCACAAAAATCGGTCTCGATAGTTTTgagaaattgaaaaatgagCTTTTGCAGCTATTTGAAAAG ATACTGGAGTTGGAGCCAACACTTGTGATCAAGCAAACAATTCTTCACCTTTTTGCCATAAACtttttcagcatttttaaCCAATGCCAAAAGAACAAACCag aAAACTCCCATAGTGTTGTGCCCGCGCAAGCAGTGCAGCTTGCCCTTTCAATGATAGCAATACTAACTCATCATGCTACTTGGTTATTGCAAGAACTTCCCTGCCACCCAGGTCAGGTATACGACCCTTCTTATAACAGCCAACTTGCTTCTGTTTTACCTGCACTGAAGGTAGCTTATGATTGGATGTATTGCAACAAAGACTTGTGGTACCCCACACCTCCAGCTAGACCACATAACAA ATCATGTGATGTTTGGTCCAGTCTGGCTGAGTTATGTAATTGGTTGTGCAGCGATAATCGCCATTTTCCTGTTCGGGTTTTCACCAAAAGTCATCACGATTTAGAAGAG ATCAGTTTACCAGAAGACTTTGAGTTTTCTGGATTTGCACCGTTGTCACAAACCGAACATGAACCACGATTCGTTCTCATCACAGAATGTACTTCCCCTGAGCAGCGAGTGATAGCTTTCAACTGCGTCCGTCTTGATTTGATCCGTGACTTTTTGGAATATCTTTGCGGAATGGAGCAACCACTACTTGCTTTCAAGCAAGGAAG GTACGTGGTGGTGATTGAAAACACGGTTTCCTTGCAAGAATCAGCTCGTCGTTTGTCGAGTACGGATGATCAACCTGACGCG ATCCTCGAAGATGATGCGGAGCTTCGAGAGTTTGTTTCCGATGACGAAACCACACAGGATGACGATTTATTCCAGTTAAGGGCTTTGCGGGATTCACTGcagaaagaaaaacttgttcacgaaaaaagaaaatatcaaataCAG GCATCTCTGGAGTCAGCTGACAAACGTAATGACACTGTCTATGTTAAACCACAAAACCTAATTCCTGATACCAACTGTTTTATCGACCATTTGGCTTCGATTAAAGCCATGCTTAAGACTGGTCTCTTCATGATTGGAGTCCCACTTGTTG TGTTGGCCGAATTACAAGGCCTGGCCCAAGACAGCAAGGGAAACACAGAACATGCAATAAAGGTGAAAGAGAATGCCGCAATGGCGGTTGACTTTTTACAAGAGAAATTCTCGTCAAAACGCGACCCAAAGCTCCAAGCCCTCACCAATCAAGGGTCAGTGTTGAACACGCTTCTATTCCAGAGCCAGTTCGATATGGGTGACAAG gGGACAAATGACGATTTGATACTGCAGTGTTGTGCAAAGTACGAAGAGCGAACCAATGGCGAGAATCCAAAGATTTATTTTACTGTTCTTTTAACCGACGACCGAAACTTGAGAGTGAAATCGCTTGCTAAGAAAACACCAACTCGATCGTTATCAGACTTTTGCAAATGGGCTGGCGTTGATGCTTAA
- the LOC143461659 gene encoding telomerase-binding protein EST1A-like isoform X3: MSVESANISLICTRKTEKSTRKDEFTSPSHKHRSLKSPNHSRQSDSSNRGRGRGRGRGRGIIKTDSKDCKVSKHGVPPERHYTSDEDNSDDMEEGYLTRQNRRRRGRNSTASSHEYSGHDDTEEELEWDDYHGEFSHSWSDNNLSVATIPEDKKFSVARFADSSPTPASNFDINQPATDTRSSPATARARGKGRSKSNRNGKDVPRSKERKEPENNEEISRKQLFNPSNPDIPIMVKATSRSRQNPEKQDRDIDEDNSDKGRQLYNPYGDTESIPYRSYVDKEYRHHDNYSYATRFLETPPQLYGYPASPGRRDISLEVAYSAEYDSQPSEGTHKQSHRDLLNEADTYENAMRTLLGCADFSMRAFNDKLHLSRTKLKKICETLILNYIEASAKYNVEQMLWKSVYHQVLEKLRDQIALCTEDDKNELKSLLIVVLDQATDFYEKLLAKLQQLHRLDLKDLISSAILFKSFQKQVGKKAKLAILSCQRCLICLGDLARYQENANNTSNFGKARHYYIQARSLEPRNGRPYNQLALLAVQTRRKLDAVYYYARSLATTGNAILTARESLIALFDDSRRKLEHIKRCEEAKTVKPSTTTSHVVKNTSRQPKIVWVLPNSVNNKDSRSIRSEELSATGRDLETHENSKSTSLTPMQMMKHFTLIFIHLHGKLFTKIGLDSFEKLKNELLQLFEKILELEPTLVIKQTILHLFAINFFSIFNQCQKNKPENSHSVVPAQAVQLALSMIAILTHHATWLLQELPCHPGQVYDPSYNSQLASVLPALKVAYDWMYCNKDLWYPTPPARPHNKSCDVWSSLAELCNWLCSDNRHFPVRVFTKSHHDLEEISLPEDFEFSGFAPLSQTEHEPRFVLITECTSPEQRVIAFNCVRLDLIRDFLEYLCGMEQPLLAFKQGRYVVVIENTVSLQESARRLSSTDDQPDAILEDDAELREFVSDDETTQDDDLFQLRALRDSLQKEKLVHEKRKYQIQASLESADKRNDTVYVKPQNLIPDTNCFIDHLASIKAMLKTGLFMIGVPLVVLAELQGLAQDSKGNTEHAIKVKENAAMAVDFLQEKFSSKRDPKLQALTNQGSVLNTLLFQSQFDMGDKGTNDDLILQCCAKYEERTNGENPKIYFTVLLTDDRNLRVKSLAKKTPTRSLSDFCKWAGVDA, encoded by the exons ATGAGTGTCGAATCAGCAAATATATCTCTTATATGTACCAG GAAGACTGAAAAATCTACCCGTAAAGACGAATTCACATCGCCTTCACATAAACATAGAAGTTTAAAAAGTCCAAATCACAGCAGACAGTCTGACTCATCAAATCGAGGCAGAGGCAGAGGAAGAG GTCGTGGAAGAGGAATAATTAAAACTGATTCTAAAGATTGTAAGGTTTCCAAACACGGTGTTCCACCTGAGAG GCATTATACTTCAGATGAAGATAATTCGGATGACATGGAGGAAGGTTATCTAACGAGACAGAACAGGAGAAGAAGAGGCCGGAACAGCACAGCATCTTCACATGAGTATTCTGG CCACGACGACACGGAAGAGGAATTGGAATGGGATGATTATCATGGTGAATTTTCACACTCATGGAGCGATAACAACCTTTCAGTTGCAACCATTCCCGAGGATAAAAAG TTCTCTGTAGCTAGGTTTGCCGATTCATCACCTACCCCAGCATCAAACTTTGACATCAATCAACCTGCCACAGACACACGAAGTTCACCA GCAACTGCAAGAGCAAGGGGTAAAGGCAGGTCAAAATCTAATCGAAATGGTAAAGATGTTCCTCGCtccaaagaaagaaaagagcCAGAAAATAACGAGGAG ATTTCACGCAAGCAGTTGTTTAACCCAAGCAATCCCGACATCCCAATTATGGTAAAAGCTACTTCTCGCTCTAGACAAAACCCAGAAAAGCAAGATCGCGACATTGATGAAGACAATTCAGATAAAGGGCGGCAG TTGTACAATCCTTACGGTGATACTGAATCAATACCCTATCGTTCCTACGTGGATAAAGAATATCG ACACCATGATAACTATTCCTATGCGACAAGATTCCTTGAGACTCCTCCGCAATTATATGGGTACCCAGCATCACCAGGGCGACGAGATATTTCCTTGGAAGTTGCATATTCTGCAGAATATGATAGTCAACCTTCTGAG GGCACCCACAAACAGTCTCATAGAGACCTGCTCAACGAAGCTGATACCTATGAAAATGCCATGCGTACATTGCTAGGCTGCGCTGATTTCTCTATGAGAGCTTTTAATGACAAACTACATCTGTCGAG aaCAAAACTGAAGAAAATCTGTGAAACTctaattttgaattatattGAAGCATCTGCCAAATATAATGTTGAACAAATGCTCTGGAAAAGTGTCTACCATCAA GTGCTGGAGAAATTGCGTGACCAGATAGCACTGTGTACGGAAGATGATAAAAATGAGTTAAAAAGCCTGTTAATAGTTGTTTTGGATCAG GCCACCGACTTTTATGAAAAACTACTTGCGAAGTTACAGCAGCTTCATAGACTTGATCTCAAAGACTTGATATCCAGTGCAATactttttaaatcttttcagAAGCAAGTTGGCAAAAAA GCAAAGTTAGCCATTCTCAGCTGTCAACGCTGTCTCATTTGCCTCGGGGATCTTGCTCGATAccaagaaaatgcaaacaatacTTCAAATTTTGGCAAAGCACGACA CTATTACATACAAGCAAGATCACTTGAACCAAGGAATGGTCGACCATACAACCAACTTGCCTTGCTTGCAGTTCAAACGAGACGAAAACTCGATGCCGTGTATTATTATGCTCGAAGTCTTGCTACTACCGGGAATGCAATATTAACAGCCCGGGAAAGCCTCATTGCTTTGTTTGATGATTCACGCAGAAAG CTTGAACACATAAAGCGATGCGAAGAAGCAAAAACAGTGAAACCATCCACAACGACATCACATGTAGTGAAAAA cacttCAAGACAGCCAAAGATTGTCTGGGTTCTTCCCAATTCAGTCAACAATAAAGATTCCAGATCAATTCGCAGTGAAGAATTATCAGCTACCGGAAGAGATCTTGAGACTCACGAAAATTCAAAGTCCACATCTCTTACGCCGATGCAG ATGATGAAACATTTCACGCTCATCTTTATTCACCTTCACGGCAAGCTTTTCACAAAAATCGGTCTCGATAGTTTTgagaaattgaaaaatgagCTTTTGCAGCTATTTGAAAAG ATACTGGAGTTGGAGCCAACACTTGTGATCAAGCAAACAATTCTTCACCTTTTTGCCATAAACtttttcagcatttttaaCCAATGCCAAAAGAACAAACCag aAAACTCCCATAGTGTTGTGCCCGCGCAAGCAGTGCAGCTTGCCCTTTCAATGATAGCAATACTAACTCATCATGCTACTTGGTTATTGCAAGAACTTCCCTGCCACCCAGGTCAGGTATACGACCCTTCTTATAACAGCCAACTTGCTTCTGTTTTACCTGCACTGAAGGTAGCTTATGATTGGATGTATTGCAACAAAGACTTGTGGTACCCCACACCTCCAGCTAGACCACATAACAA ATCATGTGATGTTTGGTCCAGTCTGGCTGAGTTATGTAATTGGTTGTGCAGCGATAATCGCCATTTTCCTGTTCGGGTTTTCACCAAAAGTCATCACGATTTAGAAGAG ATCAGTTTACCAGAAGACTTTGAGTTTTCTGGATTTGCACCGTTGTCACAAACCGAACATGAACCACGATTCGTTCTCATCACAGAATGTACTTCCCCTGAGCAGCGAGTGATAGCTTTCAACTGCGTCCGTCTTGATTTGATCCGTGACTTTTTGGAATATCTTTGCGGAATGGAGCAACCACTACTTGCTTTCAAGCAAGGAAG GTACGTGGTGGTGATTGAAAACACGGTTTCCTTGCAAGAATCAGCTCGTCGTTTGTCGAGTACGGATGATCAACCTGACGCG ATCCTCGAAGATGATGCGGAGCTTCGAGAGTTTGTTTCCGATGACGAAACCACACAGGATGACGATTTATTCCAGTTAAGGGCTTTGCGGGATTCACTGcagaaagaaaaacttgttcacgaaaaaagaaaatatcaaataCAG GCATCTCTGGAGTCAGCTGACAAACGTAATGACACTGTCTATGTTAAACCACAAAACCTAATTCCTGATACCAACTGTTTTATCGACCATTTGGCTTCGATTAAAGCCATGCTTAAGACTGGTCTCTTCATGATTGGAGTCCCACTTGTTG TGTTGGCCGAATTACAAGGCCTGGCCCAAGACAGCAAGGGAAACACAGAACATGCAATAAAGGTGAAAGAGAATGCCGCAATGGCGGTTGACTTTTTACAAGAGAAATTCTCGTCAAAACGCGACCCAAAGCTCCAAGCCCTCACCAATCAAGGGTCAGTGTTGAACACGCTTCTATTCCAGAGCCAGTTCGATATGGGTGACAAG gGGACAAATGACGATTTGATACTGCAGTGTTGTGCAAAGTACGAAGAGCGAACCAATGGCGAGAATCCAAAGATTTATTTTACTGTTCTTTTAACCGACGACCGAAACTTGAGAGTGAAATCGCTTGCTAAGAAAACACCAACTCGATCGTTATCAGACTTTTGCAAATGGGCTGGCGTTGATGCTTAA